A window from Citrobacter amalonaticus encodes these proteins:
- the deoD gene encoding purine-nucleoside phosphorylase — translation MATPHINAEMGDFADVVLMPGDPLRAKHIAETFLEDVREVNNVRGMLGFTGTYKGRKISVMGHGMGIPSCSIYTKELITDFGVKKIIRVGSCGAVRPDVKLRDVVIGMGACTDSKVNRIRFKDHDFAAIADFSMVRDAVDAAKALGVDARVGNLFSADLFYSPDGEMFDVMEKYGILGVEMEAAGIYGVAAEFGAKALTICTVSDHIRTHEQTTAAERQTTFNDMIKIALESVLLGDKA, via the coding sequence ATGGCAACTCCTCACATTAATGCAGAAATGGGTGATTTCGCTGACGTCGTTTTGATGCCGGGCGACCCGCTGCGCGCAAAACACATTGCGGAAACTTTCCTTGAAGATGTACGCGAAGTAAACAACGTTCGCGGCATGTTAGGTTTCACCGGGACTTACAAAGGCCGTAAGATCTCCGTCATGGGTCACGGTATGGGTATCCCGTCCTGCTCCATCTACACCAAAGAGCTGATCACCGATTTCGGCGTGAAGAAAATCATTCGCGTAGGGTCCTGTGGTGCTGTGCGTCCGGACGTAAAACTGCGTGACGTGGTAATTGGTATGGGTGCCTGCACCGATTCCAAAGTGAACCGCATTCGTTTCAAAGACCATGATTTTGCCGCGATTGCTGATTTCAGCATGGTACGTGACGCGGTTGACGCGGCAAAAGCACTGGGTGTGGACGCACGCGTTGGCAACCTGTTCTCTGCGGATCTGTTCTACTCTCCGGACGGCGAAATGTTCGACGTGATGGAAAAATACGGCATCCTGGGCGTGGAAATGGAAGCGGCGGGTATCTACGGCGTGGCGGCAGAATTTGGCGCGAAAGCACTGACTATCTGCACCGTGTCTGACCACATCCGTACGCACGAGCAGACGACGGCGGCTGAACGTCAAACCACGTTCAACGACATGATTAAAATCGCGCTGGAATCCGTTCTGCTGGGCGATAAAGCGTAA
- a CDS encoding YtjB family periplasmic protein, producing the protein MARAKLKFRLHRAVIVLFCLALLVALMQGASWFSQNHQRQRNPQLEELARTLAHQVTLNIAPLMRTETPDEKRIKTILQQLTKESRILDAGVYDEQGDMIARAGESVNVRDRLALDGKKAGGYFNQQIVEPIQGKNGPLGYLRLTLDTHTLATEARQVDNTTNILRLMLLLSLAIGVVLTRTLLQGKRTRWQQSPFLLTANKSVPEEEESEKKESFVTGKEN; encoded by the coding sequence ATGGCTCGCGCAAAACTGAAATTCCGACTTCATCGTGCAGTGATTGTATTGTTCTGTCTCGCACTGCTTGTTGCGCTCATGCAGGGCGCCTCCTGGTTCAGTCAAAATCACCAGAGACAGCGTAATCCGCAGCTTGAAGAGTTGGCGCGCACGCTGGCGCACCAGGTCACGCTGAACATCGCGCCGCTGATGCGTACCGAAACGCCTGACGAAAAACGCATCAAGACGATTCTGCAGCAGTTAACGAAGGAAAGCCGCATACTTGATGCCGGCGTTTATGATGAACAAGGCGATATGATTGCCCGCGCAGGCGAAAGCGTAAATGTGCGCGACCGTCTGGCGCTGGACGGTAAAAAAGCCGGCGGCTACTTCAACCAGCAGATTGTTGAACCCATCCAGGGGAAAAATGGCCCACTGGGCTATCTGCGCCTGACGCTGGATACGCATACCTTAGCCACTGAAGCCCGGCAGGTGGACAACACTACTAACATTTTACGCCTGATGCTGCTGCTTTCACTGGCCATCGGCGTGGTGCTGACCCGCACTCTGCTGCAGGGTAAACGAACCCGCTGGCAGCAATCGCCCTTCCTGCTCACCGCCAACAAGTCGGTGCCGGAAGAGGAAGAGAGCGAGAAAAAAGAGTCATTCGTTACAGGAAAGGAAAACTGA
- the serB gene encoding phosphoserine phosphatase, translated as MPNITWCDLPEDVSLWPGLPLSLSGDEVMPLDYHAGRSGWLLYGRGLDKQRLTQYQSKLGAAMVIVAAWCVEDYQVIRLAGSLTPRATKLAHDAQLDVAPLGKIPHLRTPGLLVMDMDSTAIQIECIDEIAKLAGTGERVAEVTERAMRGELDFTASLRSRVATLKGADANILHQVRESLPLMPGLTQLVLKLETLGWKVAIASGGFTFFAEYLREKLRLTAAVANELEIMDGKFTGNVIGDIVDAQYKAKTLTRLAQEYEIPIAQTVAIGDGANDLPMIKTAGLGIAYHAKPKVNEKTEITIRHADLMGVFCILSGSMNQK; from the coding sequence ATGCCTAACATTACCTGGTGCGATTTGCCTGAAGATGTCTCTTTATGGCCAGGTTTGCCCCTTTCTTTGAGTGGTGACGAGGTGATGCCACTGGATTACCACGCTGGACGTAGCGGCTGGCTGCTGTACGGACGCGGGCTGGATAAACAACGTCTCACTCAGTACCAGAGCAAACTGGGCGCGGCGATGGTGATTGTCGCGGCGTGGTGTGTCGAGGACTATCAGGTCATTCGCCTTGCCGGTTCGCTCACGCCTCGCGCGACGAAACTGGCGCATGATGCGCAATTAGACGTTGCGCCGTTGGGGAAAATCCCGCATTTGCGTACTCCTGGCCTGTTGGTGATGGACATGGACTCCACCGCGATTCAGATCGAGTGCATTGATGAGATCGCCAAACTGGCCGGTACCGGCGAAAGGGTCGCGGAAGTGACCGAACGGGCGATGCGCGGCGAACTCGACTTCACCGCCAGCCTGCGCAGTCGTGTGGCGACGCTGAAAGGCGCGGATGCCAATATTTTGCATCAGGTACGTGAAAGTCTGCCGCTGATGCCAGGCCTGACGCAACTGGTGCTGAAGCTGGAAACACTGGGCTGGAAGGTGGCAATCGCCTCCGGCGGCTTTACCTTCTTTGCCGAATATCTGCGTGAGAAACTGCGGCTAACGGCGGCAGTGGCGAATGAACTGGAGATCATGGACGGTAAATTTACCGGCAACGTGATTGGCGATATCGTCGATGCGCAGTATAAGGCCAAAACGCTGACCCGACTGGCGCAGGAATATGAAATCCCGATCGCGCAGACCGTGGCGATTGGCGATGGCGCCAACGATCTGCCGATGATCAAAACGGCGGGGCTGGGGATTGCGTACCATGCCAAGCCGAAAGTGAATGAAAAGACGGAGATTACTATCCGTCACGCTGACCTGATGGGGGTGTTCTGCATTCTCTCCGGCAGCATGAACCAGAAATAA
- the deoB gene encoding phosphopentomutase, with the protein MKRAFIMVLDSFGIGATEDADRFGDVGSDTMGHIAEACAKGEADKGRKGPLNLPNLTRLGLVKAHEGSTGKIAAGMDANAQVIGAYAWAHELSSGKDTPSGHWEIAGVPVLFDWGYFSDHENSFPQELLDKLVKRANLPGYLGNCHSSGTVILDQLGEEHMKTGKPIFYTSADSVFQIACHEETFGLDKLYELCEIAREELTEGGYNIGRVIARPFIGDKAGNFQRTGNRHDLAVEPPAPTVLQKLVDEKDGHVVSVGKIADIYANCGITKKVKATGLDALFDATIKEMKEAGDKTIVFTNFVDFDSSWGHRRDIAGYAAGLELFDRRLPELMELVGEDDILILTADHGCDPSWTGTDHTREHIPVLVYGPKVTPGSLGHRETFADIGQTLASYFGTSPMEYGKNML; encoded by the coding sequence AAGACGCGGATCGCTTTGGCGACGTCGGTTCCGACACCATGGGGCATATCGCTGAAGCCTGTGCCAAAGGCGAGGCTGACAAAGGGCGTAAAGGCCCACTGAATCTGCCAAATCTGACCCGCCTGGGTCTGGTGAAAGCGCATGAAGGGTCTACCGGTAAAATCGCAGCCGGTATGGACGCTAACGCACAAGTGATTGGCGCATACGCCTGGGCGCATGAGCTCTCTTCCGGTAAAGATACGCCGTCTGGCCACTGGGAAATCGCCGGTGTGCCGGTTCTGTTTGACTGGGGTTATTTCAGCGACCACGAAAACAGCTTCCCGCAGGAACTGCTGGATAAACTGGTCAAACGTGCGAACCTGCCGGGCTATCTCGGTAACTGCCACTCTTCCGGTACGGTGATTCTGGACCAGTTGGGCGAAGAGCATATGAAAACCGGCAAACCGATTTTCTATACCTCCGCGGATTCCGTGTTCCAGATTGCCTGCCATGAAGAGACGTTTGGCCTGGATAAACTTTACGAGCTGTGCGAGATCGCCCGTGAAGAGCTGACCGAAGGCGGTTACAACATCGGTCGCGTCATCGCGCGTCCGTTCATTGGCGACAAAGCGGGTAACTTCCAGCGTACCGGCAACCGTCACGATCTGGCCGTTGAACCGCCAGCGCCGACCGTGTTGCAGAAACTGGTTGATGAGAAAGACGGCCACGTAGTTTCCGTCGGTAAAATCGCGGACATCTACGCCAACTGCGGCATCACTAAAAAAGTGAAAGCCACCGGCCTGGACGCGCTGTTTGACGCCACTATTAAAGAGATGAAAGAAGCGGGTGACAAGACGATTGTCTTCACTAACTTCGTTGACTTCGACTCCTCCTGGGGCCACCGCCGTGATATCGCCGGTTATGCGGCCGGTCTGGAATTGTTCGACCGCCGTCTGCCGGAGCTGATGGAGCTGGTGGGTGAAGATGACATTCTGATCCTGACCGCTGACCATGGCTGCGATCCGAGCTGGACCGGTACCGATCACACCCGTGAACACATTCCGGTGCTGGTGTACGGCCCGAAAGTAACACCGGGCTCGTTAGGCCACCGCGAAACTTTTGCGGATATAGGTCAGACTCTCGCTTCGTACTTTGGCACGTCGCCAATGGAATACGGTAAAAACATGCTGTAA
- the lplA gene encoding lipoate--protein ligase LplA, with product MSTLRLLISDSYDPWFNLAVEECIFRQMPATQRVLFLWRNADTVVIGRAQNPWKECNTRRMEEDNVRLARRSSGGGAVFHDLGNTCFTFMAGKPEYDKTISTSIVLNALNALGVTAEASGRNDLVVKTADGDRKVSGSAYRETKDRGFHHGTLLLNADLSRLANYLNPDKKKLAAKGITSVRSRVANLTELLPAITHDQVCAAVTEAFFAHYGERVEAEVISPDNTPDLPNFAETFARQSSWEWNFGQAPAFSHLLDERFTWGGVELHFDVEKGHITRAQVFTDSLNPAPLEALAARLEGCLYRATVVQQECESLPRDFPEQEKELRELSAWIAQAVR from the coding sequence ATGTCGACACTTCGCCTGCTTATTTCTGACTCTTATGACCCCTGGTTTAACCTGGCGGTCGAAGAGTGTATTTTTCGTCAGATGCCCGCCACTCAGCGCGTGCTGTTTTTGTGGCGCAATGCCGATACGGTCGTCATTGGGCGTGCGCAAAACCCGTGGAAAGAGTGCAATACGCGGCGGATGGAAGAGGACAACGTGCGCCTGGCGCGCCGCAGCAGCGGCGGTGGCGCGGTCTTCCACGATCTCGGCAATACCTGTTTCACCTTTATGGCCGGGAAGCCGGAATACGATAAGACCATCTCGACGTCAATTGTCCTGAATGCGCTTAACGCACTGGGCGTGACGGCTGAAGCTTCAGGACGTAACGATCTGGTGGTGAAAACGGCGGATGGCGACCGTAAGGTTTCTGGCTCAGCCTACCGCGAAACCAAAGATCGCGGTTTTCATCACGGCACACTATTGTTGAACGCCGATCTCAGCCGACTGGCAAACTACCTGAATCCAGACAAAAAGAAACTGGCGGCCAAAGGCATTACCTCTGTACGCTCGCGCGTGGCGAATCTCACCGAACTGTTGCCGGCCATCACCCATGACCAGGTGTGTGCGGCGGTAACCGAGGCCTTTTTTGCCCACTACGGCGAACGCGTTGAAGCGGAGGTAATCTCCCCGGACAACACGCCCGATCTGCCGAACTTTGCCGAAACCTTCGCCCGCCAGAGCAGTTGGGAGTGGAACTTCGGGCAGGCACCAGCCTTCTCGCATCTGCTGGATGAACGTTTTACCTGGGGAGGCGTCGAACTGCACTTTGACGTTGAGAAAGGGCATATCACCCGTGCGCAGGTGTTTACGGACAGTCTCAATCCGGCACCGCTAGAAGCGCTGGCCGCACGTCTTGAGGGCTGCCTGTATCGTGCCACTGTCGTACAGCAGGAGTGCGAATCTTTGCCGAGGGATTTTCCGGAGCAGGAAAAAGAGTTGCGGGAATTGTCAGCGTGGATTGCACAGGCGGTGCGCTAA